Proteins encoded in a region of the Terriglobales bacterium genome:
- a CDS encoding protein-glutamate O-methyltransferase CheR, with translation MATPSIQLSEPELKLLQTLVYQECGMVFDRRRAHFLRDRLQRRLLACRLDSFYSYYRLLTSREGRTELATLLENLTINETSFFRNKPQLDLFHKVTLEDLLRKKHAECDFSIRIWSAGCSTGQEPYTIAMLLCDALAYHTLCNVPRPIMPSPKPLVPPPWKVEILASDISYAALRTAQEGSYSEQQMEPVDFMYRLRYFDKIGSRYAVKQSVKQMVKCDFHNLKADFLPQGNDVIFCRNVMIYFDEPEQNRLAEKLYRCLRPGGYLFVGHSETLFGLSDKFRMVHQNNGTAYQRNEVQA, from the coding sequence ATGGCGACTCCTTCGATCCAGTTGTCGGAACCCGAGCTGAAACTGCTGCAGACACTGGTTTACCAGGAATGCGGTATGGTCTTCGACCGTCGGCGAGCCCATTTTCTGCGGGACCGGTTGCAGCGTCGGCTGCTCGCCTGCCGGCTGGACTCCTTCTACAGCTACTACCGGTTGCTTACCAGCCGCGAAGGCCGGACAGAATTGGCCACCTTGCTGGAAAACCTCACCATTAACGAAACCAGCTTTTTCCGCAACAAGCCGCAGCTGGACTTGTTTCACAAGGTTACTCTGGAAGATTTGCTGCGAAAAAAGCACGCGGAGTGCGATTTTTCCATTCGCATCTGGAGCGCGGGCTGCTCGACCGGGCAGGAGCCGTACACGATTGCCATGCTGCTGTGCGACGCACTGGCGTATCACACGCTGTGCAACGTGCCTCGTCCCATTATGCCCTCACCCAAGCCGCTGGTTCCGCCGCCGTGGAAGGTGGAAATCCTCGCTTCCGACATCAGCTACGCCGCGCTGCGGACGGCGCAGGAGGGCAGTTACAGCGAACAGCAGATGGAGCCCGTCGACTTCATGTACCGGCTCCGCTATTTCGACAAGATCGGCTCGCGGTACGCGGTGAAGCAATCCGTCAAGCAGATGGTGAAGTGCGATTTTCACAACCTCAAGGCCGACTTCCTGCCGCAGGGTAATGACGTCATCTTCTGTCGCAACGTCATGATTTATTTTGACGAGCCGGAGCAGAACCGGCTGGCCGAGAAGCTCTACCGGTGCCTGCGTCCGGGCGGGTATTTGTTCGTTGGTCATAGCGAAACGCTTTTTGGGCTGAGTGACAAATTCCGCATGGTCCACCAGAACAACGGGACCGCGTACCAGCGCAATGAGGTGCAGGCGTGA
- a CDS encoding GntG family PLP-dependent aldolase, which produces MSSITSTTAKENADQRARITTVDLRSDTVTKPTPEMRRAMAEAEVGDDVYGEDPTINRLERRAAEVFEREAAIFVPSGSMGNTIAIKIHTRPGQEVICDERGHVFNYEMAMMAHFSGCLARPIYGEDGILRWPQIERKISPKTYYYAQTGLVALENTHNMGGGTVYPQVIADEICEGAHAAGLPVHLDGARVFNASVALRRPVADITRKFDSVMFCLSKGLGAPVGSLLVGSKQFITQARVYRKALGGGMRQAGVLAAAGLIALEEMPKRLHVDHENAKFLAEGLARLPGIKIDPAKVMTNILVCDISRTGMTSGEFARRLAEKNVLCGSVNNELVRFVTHMDVDRAACERAVQAVQEVVGSR; this is translated from the coding sequence ATGAGCAGCATCACCTCGACGACAGCAAAGGAAAACGCCGACCAGCGCGCACGCATAACCACGGTTGACCTGCGCAGCGATACCGTAACCAAGCCGACGCCGGAGATGCGCCGCGCCATGGCGGAGGCGGAGGTCGGAGACGACGTGTACGGCGAGGATCCGACCATCAATCGCCTGGAGCGACGCGCCGCAGAAGTTTTCGAACGCGAAGCCGCGATCTTCGTTCCCAGTGGGAGCATGGGCAACACGATCGCGATCAAGATTCACACGCGGCCGGGGCAGGAAGTGATTTGCGACGAGCGCGGCCACGTCTTCAATTACGAGATGGCGATGATGGCGCATTTTTCCGGCTGCCTGGCGCGGCCGATTTACGGTGAGGATGGCATCCTGCGCTGGCCACAGATCGAGCGCAAGATTTCGCCCAAAACTTACTACTACGCGCAGACCGGGCTCGTGGCGCTGGAAAACACGCACAACATGGGAGGCGGCACGGTGTATCCGCAGGTCATTGCGGACGAGATTTGCGAAGGCGCGCATGCCGCCGGCTTGCCGGTGCACCTGGACGGCGCGCGCGTGTTCAACGCGTCGGTGGCGCTGCGCCGGCCGGTGGCGGATATCACTCGCAAATTTGATTCGGTGATGTTCTGCCTGTCCAAGGGGCTGGGTGCGCCGGTGGGGTCGCTCCTGGTGGGAAGCAAGCAGTTCATTACGCAGGCGCGGGTGTATCGCAAGGCCCTCGGGGGCGGGATGCGGCAGGCGGGCGTGCTGGCCGCGGCTGGACTCATTGCGTTGGAGGAGATGCCGAAGCGGCTGCACGTCGATCATGAGAATGCGAAATTTCTGGCGGAAGGCCTGGCGCGTTTGCCGGGCATCAAGATTGATCCCGCCAAGGTCATGACCAACATTCTGGTTTGCGACATCAGCAGGACCGGAATGACGTCCGGCGAGTTCGCGCGGCGGCTGGCCGAGAAGAATGTCCTGTGCGGTTCGGTGAACAATGAACTGGTGCGGTTTGTCACTCACATGGACGTGGACCGGGCGGCCTGCGAGCGGGCGGTGCAAGCGGTACAAGAAGTGGTCGGGAGTCGGTAG
- a CDS encoding chemotaxis protein CheW — protein sequence MAKELQIVGFRIGQETFGLPISLVHEIVRPPEITSVPHAPEYVEGVMNLRGRIVPVIDLRRRFGNASAGTSRKNRVLVVEVESRAVGLVVDSASEVLKISDAQIEPAPNVFTDPGTNYVTGVAKYQGRLIILVDMKKILQPGELCLPANAGV from the coding sequence ATGGCTAAGGAACTTCAAATCGTCGGCTTCCGAATCGGGCAGGAGACGTTTGGCCTGCCCATTTCGCTGGTCCACGAAATCGTGCGCCCGCCGGAGATCACCAGCGTCCCGCACGCGCCTGAATACGTGGAAGGGGTGATGAACCTGCGCGGACGCATCGTGCCGGTCATCGACCTCCGGCGGCGCTTCGGCAACGCCTCGGCGGGGACAAGCAGAAAAAACCGCGTCCTGGTCGTGGAGGTGGAATCGCGCGCGGTCGGACTGGTGGTGGACAGCGCCTCGGAAGTCCTGAAGATCAGCGATGCGCAAATCGAGCCGGCGCCGAATGTCTTTACCGATCCCGGCACCAACTACGTGACCGGGGTCGCCAAGTACCAGGGGCGGCTGATTATCCTGGTGGACATGAAGAAGATCTTGCAACCCGGTGAATTGTGCCTGCCCGCGAACGCAGGCGTGTAA
- a CDS encoding methyl-accepting chemotaxis protein: MTISKKLYLNFGAILALLLVLFIVNITAVQREHMARASASRALELAQQGELVRFQMMQNRLYLRNYLLSGDSREVDKMDEGIARLHNLLKNLSSQVNSEAHRNALHSLESAEQQWESGFARPLVQKRKEVESGSTTVAALQIFYLQLNPTQWMKTSTGYLDEGEAANSKLLESERKKDEAATSATTVISIVGTVLAILFGVFISYKTSKSISDPLQQLMRVAREIGESGDLAHEVDCKRDDEVGDLARSFTSMVTYLREMAAVSESIAGGDLAVEVKPRSSRDTLGNAFAKMVDGLRALVSSVRDSAAQVASGSNQVAGASDESAKISLNAAAAIDEVSSTMHEMTINVQSMVKNTQVQASSVSETSASIDQMVTSIQRVADTAKVLLDISQRSREEVQNGISTMEKATDGLTRINRSISSSGEIIAVLGQRADDIGKIVEVIDDLAEQTNLLALNAAIEAARAGEHGLGFAVVADEVRKLAEKSAQSTKEIAELITSIQKEARKAVDNMEKSTTIVNEGITFGNDLNMALRKISTVVTEVYKFAQEIGAATNEQSHGSSQIARATTRLNEITHEINSAVEEQASGAQAVVKAMDRMRELVQRSTSGSTELAASSEQMSKMSSSLLDAMNRFVLEGYSGNGNGSAPSPPSPKQPKRVAPESYAAVSRS; the protein is encoded by the coding sequence ATGACGATCAGTAAGAAACTGTACCTGAATTTCGGAGCGATACTGGCGCTGCTGCTGGTGCTGTTCATAGTGAATATCACCGCGGTGCAACGCGAGCACATGGCTCGTGCCTCGGCATCGCGCGCTCTGGAACTGGCGCAGCAAGGCGAATTAGTCCGGTTCCAGATGATGCAGAACCGGTTGTACCTGCGCAATTACCTGCTTAGCGGCGATTCGCGCGAAGTGGACAAGATGGATGAGGGCATCGCGCGACTGCACAACCTGCTGAAGAACTTGAGTTCACAGGTGAATTCCGAGGCCCATCGTAACGCCCTGCACAGCCTCGAGAGTGCGGAGCAGCAATGGGAATCCGGCTTTGCGCGTCCCCTGGTGCAAAAGCGCAAGGAAGTTGAAAGCGGCTCGACCACGGTGGCGGCGCTCCAGATTTTTTACCTGCAGCTCAATCCCACGCAATGGATGAAGACTTCCACCGGCTACCTCGATGAAGGCGAAGCGGCCAACTCCAAGCTGCTGGAGTCGGAGCGCAAGAAGGACGAAGCAGCCACTTCGGCAACCACCGTCATCAGCATCGTCGGTACGGTATTGGCCATCCTGTTTGGTGTCTTCATTTCCTACAAAACTTCGAAATCCATCTCCGATCCGCTGCAACAGCTGATGCGCGTGGCGCGAGAGATCGGCGAATCCGGCGATTTGGCCCACGAGGTGGACTGCAAGCGCGACGACGAAGTCGGCGACCTGGCCCGCTCCTTCACTTCCATGGTGACCTACCTGCGCGAAATGGCGGCGGTTTCGGAATCGATTGCCGGCGGAGACCTGGCGGTCGAAGTCAAGCCGCGCTCCTCGCGCGACACCCTGGGCAACGCATTCGCCAAGATGGTGGATGGCTTGCGTGCCTTGGTGAGCAGTGTTCGCGACAGCGCGGCGCAGGTGGCCAGCGGTTCCAACCAGGTGGCCGGCGCCTCCGACGAATCGGCCAAGATCAGCCTCAATGCCGCCGCCGCCATCGATGAAGTGAGCAGCACCATGCACGAGATGACGATCAACGTGCAGAGCATGGTGAAAAACACGCAGGTGCAGGCGTCGAGCGTGAGCGAAACCTCCGCCTCCATCGACCAGATGGTCACCTCCATCCAGCGCGTGGCCGACACAGCTAAGGTGCTGCTCGACATCAGCCAGCGCTCGCGGGAAGAGGTGCAGAACGGCATCAGCACCATGGAAAAGGCGACCGACGGGCTTACCCGCATCAATCGATCGATCTCGTCGTCGGGCGAAATTATTGCCGTGCTTGGCCAGCGGGCGGACGATATCGGAAAGATCGTCGAGGTGATTGACGATTTGGCCGAGCAGACGAACCTGCTCGCCTTGAACGCCGCCATCGAAGCTGCGCGCGCCGGTGAACATGGCCTCGGCTTCGCCGTGGTCGCCGACGAGGTCCGCAAGCTGGCGGAAAAATCCGCGCAATCCACCAAGGAAATCGCCGAACTCATCACCAGCATTCAGAAAGAGGCGCGCAAAGCCGTGGACAATATGGAGAAGAGCACGACCATCGTGAACGAAGGCATCACCTTCGGGAACGACCTGAACATGGCGTTGCGCAAGATTTCCACCGTGGTCACTGAGGTTTATAAGTTCGCGCAGGAAATCGGCGCCGCCACCAACGAGCAGTCGCATGGCTCGTCGCAGATCGCCCGCGCCACCACGCGGCTCAACGAAATCACCCACGAGATCAATTCCGCGGTCGAAGAGCAGGCGTCCGGCGCGCAGGCGGTGGTGAAGGCGATGGACCGCATGCGCGAATTGGTGCAACGCTCAACTTCGGGTTCCACCGAATTGGCGGCTTCGTCGGAACAGATGTCAAAGATGTCCAGCAGCCTGCTGGATGCGATGAATCGCTTCGTCCTCGAGGGCTATAGCGGCAACGGCAATGGGAGCGCGCCCTCACCGCCGTCTCCCAAGCAGCCGAAACGGGTAGCGCCGGAGAGCTATGCGGCGGTGTCGCGCTCCTAG
- a CDS encoding chemotaxis protein CheX — MRLELIQPFINAADAVLAQNLECSTRVSNVSMEQAAYRRRGLAAVVTIKGDIEGRIVFDLDRDMAVRVASALAGDGLCDADNFVSETICELANQVIGNAITSLNDQGFHFRIQPPEVHTAEEGLAGSEDTEALVMCFDTPGGSVFMNIALRFPRLSA; from the coding sequence ATGAGACTGGAACTGATTCAGCCGTTTATCAACGCGGCCGATGCAGTGCTGGCTCAGAACCTGGAATGCAGCACGCGCGTGTCCAATGTCAGCATGGAGCAGGCGGCGTACCGGCGGCGCGGTTTGGCGGCCGTCGTCACCATCAAAGGAGACATCGAAGGCAGGATCGTCTTCGACCTCGACCGCGACATGGCGGTGCGCGTCGCGTCGGCTCTGGCGGGTGACGGACTGTGCGATGCCGATAATTTCGTGAGCGAGACCATCTGCGAACTGGCCAACCAGGTGATCGGCAATGCCATCACCAGCCTCAATGACCAGGGATTTCACTTCCGCATTCAGCCACCCGAGGTGCATACCGCCGAGGAGGGCCTCGCCGGCAGTGAAGATACCGAGGCGCTGGTCATGTGCTTCGATACGCCTGGCGGCAGCGTGTTCATGAATATCGCACTGCGCTTCCCGCGGCTAAGCGCCTAG
- a CDS encoding SRPBCC family protein: MATRLEYAVTAKCKPEHVWQKFQKLEEWPWWNRVVGRAKWISGAPWQKGSQFLMELVYPRKISFRPVIIESAVPNKIAWVGKTTGFTGEHWFSFEAQSDGTTLIKTWEDMSGLVAALFGNGMKQALLAMHKDWLEALKAEAEKIAREEMARS; encoded by the coding sequence ATGGCAACCAGGTTGGAATACGCCGTGACCGCGAAGTGTAAGCCGGAACACGTCTGGCAAAAGTTTCAGAAGCTGGAAGAGTGGCCGTGGTGGAACCGCGTTGTCGGAAGGGCCAAGTGGATCAGCGGAGCGCCATGGCAGAAAGGCAGCCAGTTCCTGATGGAGTTGGTGTACCCGCGCAAGATCAGCTTCCGGCCAGTCATCATCGAATCGGCAGTGCCTAATAAGATTGCCTGGGTGGGGAAGACCACCGGCTTTACCGGCGAGCATTGGTTCAGCTTCGAGGCGCAGAGCGACGGCACCACTCTGATCAAGACGTGGGAAGACATGTCTGGTTTGGTCGCCGCGCTGTTTGGCAACGGCATGAAGCAAGCGCTTCTCGCCATGCACAAAGACTGGCTGGAAGCGCTGAAGGCGGAAGCGGAAAAGATCGCGCGCGAAGAGATGGCGCGCTCCTGA
- a CDS encoding energy transducer TonB, with protein MTKGRWVMVAVLGLALCSPASTTESERKVLSKVKPAYPALAREINISGTVKIEAVITANGTVKAVRPLGGHPLLILSATDALRKWRYAPGPETTVIVEFQFSRGD; from the coding sequence ATGACTAAAGGGCGCTGGGTGATGGTGGCAGTTCTCGGCCTGGCGCTATGTTCGCCGGCATCGACGACCGAAAGCGAACGCAAGGTCCTGAGCAAAGTAAAGCCGGCCTATCCCGCACTGGCGCGGGAAATAAATATTAGCGGGACGGTGAAGATCGAGGCCGTGATCACGGCCAACGGTACCGTGAAGGCCGTTCGCCCGTTAGGGGGGCACCCGCTGTTGATCCTGTCGGCCACGGATGCACTGCGCAAATGGCGCTACGCGCCCGGACCGGAGACCACGGTGATCGTGGAGTTCCAGTTTTCCCGCGGCGATTAA
- a CDS encoding chemotaxis response regulator protein-glutamate methylesterase, with translation MQPVRVLVVDDSALMRKLIPQMLERDASIRVVDTAMDGAFALSKIEEVKPDVITLDLEMPRMHGIETLREITRRHRIPVIVVSAHTTAGATTTFKALAMGALDFVAKPAGAASAQMDEIATELISKIKIAAGVIGAAPAIASLPQNPKRPRPRITHEPTRIIAIGISTGGPTTLQYVLSQLPGDFPGSILVVQHMPEGFTEMFARRLNDTCAVEVKEARSGDLLAAGRVLICPGNHHLRLRRMPLGPVVILGNEERVNGHRPSVDVLFRCVAREFGPKAIAVLMTGMGDDGADAMAEVKAAGGLTIAQSAESCVVFGMPKAAIERGHAERVLSLDGLVSALQAQCNLGRTEAASTVAAQPAR, from the coding sequence ATGCAGCCCGTCCGAGTGCTGGTGGTCGATGATTCCGCCCTGATGCGGAAACTGATCCCGCAAATGCTGGAGCGGGACGCCTCGATTCGAGTTGTAGACACCGCCATGGATGGCGCCTTCGCGCTTTCCAAGATCGAAGAAGTGAAGCCGGATGTGATCACCCTGGATTTGGAAATGCCGCGCATGCACGGAATCGAGACCCTGCGCGAGATCACGCGCCGGCACCGCATTCCCGTGATCGTCGTCAGCGCACACACCACTGCGGGCGCCACTACGACCTTTAAAGCTCTGGCGATGGGCGCGCTCGATTTCGTGGCCAAGCCGGCCGGTGCCGCGTCGGCACAGATGGATGAAATCGCCACCGAACTGATTTCCAAGATCAAGATCGCTGCCGGGGTGATCGGCGCTGCGCCCGCCATCGCATCCCTGCCACAGAACCCCAAGCGGCCCCGCCCCAGGATCACGCACGAGCCGACTCGAATTATCGCTATAGGAATTTCGACCGGCGGACCTACTACGTTGCAATACGTGCTGTCGCAGCTTCCGGGCGATTTCCCCGGCAGCATTCTTGTTGTGCAGCACATGCCGGAGGGTTTTACCGAGATGTTTGCGCGCCGGCTCAATGACACCTGCGCCGTCGAGGTGAAAGAGGCGCGCTCGGGCGACCTGCTGGCCGCCGGGCGCGTGCTGATCTGTCCCGGCAACCACCATTTGCGCTTGCGACGCATGCCGCTCGGTCCGGTCGTCATTTTGGGAAACGAGGAGCGCGTAAACGGACATCGCCCCTCGGTGGACGTGCTGTTCCGTTGCGTTGCGCGGGAATTCGGGCCCAAGGCAATCGCGGTCCTGATGACGGGAATGGGCGACGACGGCGCCGACGCGATGGCCGAAGTAAAAGCGGCCGGCGGTCTTACCATTGCCCAGAGCGCTGAATCGTGCGTCGTGTTCGGCATGCCGAAGGCGGCCATCGAGCGCGGCCACGCGGAGCGCGTGCTCTCACTCGACGGGTTGGTTAGCGCCTTGCAGGCGCAGTGCAACTTGGGGCGCACGGAAGCAGCCAGCACGGTGGCTGCTCAGCCGGCGAGGTGA
- a CDS encoding VOC family protein, whose amino-acid sequence MSSDTPRIMGFEIYFERLQAAKEFYRDVLGSPLTEHVPAHHAKFDGLQAFLCLERKGVETYPSADKAVVFIEVADLGAMLGKLGDRILESVSRTTGGPPTWAVLHDPEGHNVILIQAASKPR is encoded by the coding sequence ATGAGCAGCGATACGCCGCGCATCATGGGTTTCGAAATCTACTTCGAGCGGCTGCAAGCGGCGAAAGAGTTCTATCGCGACGTTCTCGGCTCGCCGCTCACAGAACATGTCCCCGCGCATCATGCAAAGTTCGACGGCTTGCAAGCGTTTTTGTGCCTGGAACGAAAGGGCGTGGAAACGTATCCGTCGGCCGACAAAGCGGTGGTGTTTATTGAGGTGGCAGATCTGGGCGCAATGCTCGGAAAGCTTGGAGATCGAATTCTGGAAAGCGTTTCCCGCACAACAGGAGGCCCACCCACTTGGGCTGTACTGCACGATCCTGAAGGTCACAATGTCATTCTGATCCAGGCCGCAAGCAAACCACGGTGA
- a CDS encoding chemotaxis protein CheA, which produces MSSHSDDRSSEMRDLFFQSAQDLLQALNEQGLALEQDSSNAEAVREIRRIVHTLKGDSAACGFRELTDLAHELEDVLTPEIAAANGPSLPDVVLSAADMFDALCAAYRARLDPPNGDPLRAMIWRMAQQASQPVRPAAELKPGFSWSEYEQLAMREAAGRGLHVFEIAIAIAADCPMRAAGIALLKKVLEKAGTLLATSPEESKWADARHMEFAIATERDEQWLNNKCRLPGVVAEVAIEKFAPALELTDEDAAMATTASATSAVGSSLTASPAGSHSAAVNRMAASPAESTLRVDAERIDNLLNLVGELVIGKSMLHQLLQEFTVRLPKDPLRAKFADALAFQSQLLNGLQRSAMKIRMVPVDQLFRRFPRLVRDVARVCGKDVKLEVSGQETDLDKGLLDALAEPLVHLVRNAVDHGIETPAERRVAGKPEQGTIHLHACHQGNQVVIEISDDGRGIDSAGVLAKAVSRGLITAEQAERTTEASAIDFIFQPGFSTAERISEISGRGVGMDVVKSAIQKLKGSVGVETQPGRGTAFQLRMPLTLAIIRAMLFRVADRLYAMPLESVLEITRASGTDIHRVDNHEVLQLREDVLTVVRLSQLSAATPAGNSDGRVFVIVIGNGGRKFGLLVDQLVGEEELVIKPLDETIVASELVSGASVLGDGSVVLILNVSEVLRKFARTRLNTALISESGDGRSRGAMA; this is translated from the coding sequence GTGAGCTCCCATTCCGACGATCGCTCCTCTGAGATGCGGGACCTGTTTTTCCAAAGCGCGCAGGACCTGTTGCAGGCGCTCAACGAGCAGGGGCTCGCGCTGGAACAGGATTCGTCGAATGCAGAGGCGGTGCGAGAAATCCGGCGCATCGTGCACACGCTCAAAGGCGACTCCGCCGCTTGCGGCTTCCGGGAACTCACCGACCTGGCGCACGAGCTGGAAGATGTGCTCACGCCGGAGATCGCCGCCGCCAATGGCCCTTCCTTGCCGGATGTCGTGCTCAGCGCGGCCGACATGTTCGACGCGCTATGCGCCGCCTATCGCGCCCGTCTGGATCCGCCGAACGGAGACCCGCTGCGCGCCATGATTTGGCGCATGGCGCAGCAAGCTTCGCAGCCGGTGAGGCCCGCGGCCGAACTGAAGCCGGGGTTCTCCTGGTCTGAGTACGAACAGCTCGCAATGCGCGAAGCGGCGGGACGAGGACTTCATGTCTTCGAAATTGCCATCGCCATTGCCGCAGACTGCCCCATGCGCGCGGCTGGCATTGCTCTGCTGAAGAAAGTTCTGGAGAAAGCGGGTACGCTGCTAGCGACCTCCCCCGAGGAATCGAAGTGGGCCGATGCCCGCCATATGGAATTTGCCATCGCTACCGAACGCGATGAACAGTGGCTGAACAACAAATGCCGCCTGCCTGGCGTGGTGGCAGAAGTCGCGATCGAAAAATTTGCGCCAGCGCTGGAACTCACCGACGAGGACGCGGCCATGGCAACCACTGCAAGCGCGACCTCCGCGGTGGGCTCATCACTGACGGCTTCGCCGGCGGGTAGCCACAGCGCCGCCGTAAATCGGATGGCGGCGTCCCCGGCCGAAAGCACGCTGCGTGTCGACGCCGAGCGCATCGACAATCTGCTCAATCTCGTCGGTGAACTGGTGATTGGCAAATCCATGCTCCACCAGTTGCTGCAAGAATTCACGGTGCGCTTGCCGAAGGACCCGCTGCGCGCCAAGTTCGCCGACGCCCTCGCATTCCAATCACAACTGCTCAATGGGCTGCAGCGCTCAGCGATGAAGATTCGCATGGTGCCGGTAGACCAGCTGTTCCGCCGCTTCCCGCGCCTGGTGCGTGACGTCGCGAGAGTGTGCGGGAAGGATGTGAAGCTCGAGGTGAGTGGGCAGGAGACCGATCTCGACAAAGGGTTGCTGGACGCGCTTGCCGAGCCGCTGGTCCACTTGGTCCGTAACGCCGTAGACCACGGCATCGAAACGCCCGCCGAACGCCGCGTCGCCGGCAAGCCGGAACAGGGCACGATCCATCTTCACGCCTGCCACCAGGGCAACCAGGTAGTGATTGAGATCAGCGACGATGGCCGCGGCATTGATTCCGCAGGCGTGCTTGCGAAAGCGGTCTCGCGTGGCCTTATCACTGCCGAGCAGGCGGAGCGCACCACCGAAGCGAGCGCCATCGATTTCATTTTCCAACCGGGATTCAGCACTGCCGAACGAATCAGCGAAATTTCCGGACGCGGAGTCGGCATGGACGTGGTGAAGAGTGCCATCCAGAAACTGAAAGGCAGCGTCGGCGTCGAAACACAGCCCGGGCGGGGAACCGCCTTTCAGCTGCGTATGCCGCTCACGCTCGCCATCATCCGCGCCATGCTGTTTCGTGTCGCCGACCGCCTGTACGCAATGCCGCTCGAATCGGTGCTCGAGATTACCCGCGCGAGCGGAACCGACATCCACCGTGTGGACAATCACGAGGTGCTTCAGCTCCGTGAAGACGTGCTGACCGTGGTGCGGTTGAGCCAGCTTTCGGCGGCGACGCCGGCCGGCAATAGCGATGGACGCGTGTTCGTTATCGTGATCGGGAACGGCGGCCGCAAGTTCGGGCTGCTGGTCGACCAGTTGGTCGGCGAAGAAGAACTCGTGATCAAGCCTTTGGACGAGACCATCGTCGCCAGCGAGTTGGTGAGTGGAGCTTCGGTGCTCGGCGATGGGAGCGTGGTCCTGATCCTCAATGTCAGCGAAGTTCTTCGGAAATTCGCGCGCACTCGCCTCAACACTGCCTTGATTTCTGAGTCCGGGGACGGCCGCTCCAGGGGGGCAATGGCGTGA
- a CDS encoding response regulator, whose protein sequence is MEQFTTLLRKKDRQPIRYLVVDDSIFARKNLARMIESFGGRVAGEAGDGCTAITEYTRTLPDVVLMDIIMPQMEGIEAAEKILRLHPQARIVMVSSVGYQENIIAALEKGARHFVQKPVKPAVLYDVVKYVMADDAITAVEASAGATL, encoded by the coding sequence ATGGAGCAATTCACGACGTTGCTGCGCAAAAAAGACAGGCAACCGATCCGCTATCTGGTGGTGGACGATTCCATTTTCGCGCGCAAGAACCTGGCGCGCATGATCGAGTCCTTCGGTGGGCGCGTGGCCGGCGAAGCCGGCGATGGTTGCACGGCTATCACAGAATACACGCGCACTCTGCCTGACGTAGTCCTGATGGACATCATCATGCCGCAGATGGAAGGCATCGAGGCAGCCGAGAAAATTCTTCGCCTGCACCCGCAGGCGCGCATTGTCATGGTCTCCTCGGTGGGCTACCAGGAAAACATCATCGCCGCTTTGGAAAAAGGGGCGCGCCACTTCGTGCAGAAACCGGTCAAACCCGCGGTCCTGTACGACGTGGTGAAGTACGTGATGGCGGACGACGCCATCACCGCCGTCGAAGCGTCGGCAGGAGCAACGCTATGA